A single region of the Candidatus Methylacidithermus pantelleriae genome encodes:
- a CDS encoding bifunctional nuclease family protein: MKTEVVPVEVMGILPTGPQGFAVFLGNEEKVFVINVDSYVGRAIAMALRGERNERPLTHELIGLIFEALSINIERVVINELRSNTYYARLILRAENEVHKKIVEIDARPSDCLTLAIQAKRPVFVSQEVWEEVEDMSELLEKMREAQRKQEREKDEPPEPPLFGEEPT; encoded by the coding sequence ATGAAGACCGAGGTTGTCCCAGTGGAAGTTATGGGGATTTTGCCGACGGGTCCCCAGGGATTTGCCGTTTTTCTCGGGAACGAGGAGAAGGTTTTTGTCATCAACGTGGATAGTTACGTGGGAAGAGCCATTGCAATGGCCTTGCGCGGGGAGCGAAACGAGCGCCCGCTCACCCATGAGCTGATTGGGCTCATCTTTGAGGCTCTTTCCATCAATATCGAACGGGTGGTCATTAACGAGCTTCGTAGCAACACGTACTATGCCCGCCTCATCCTGCGAGCCGAGAACGAGGTTCACAAGAAGATCGTGGAAATTGATGCCCGGCCCAGCGATTGCCTAACCCTGGCGATTCAGGCCAAACGGCCAGTGTTCGTTAGCCAGGAAGTTTGGGAAGAAGTAGAGGACATGTCGGAGCTTTTGGAAAAGATGCGGGAGGCACAGCGCAAACAAGAGCGGGAAAAAGACGAACCGCCCGAGCCTCCTCTGTTTGGGGAAGAACCCACCTAA
- the speA gene encoding biosynthetic arginine decarboxylase, whose protein sequence is MTKSSSAWGPGQSAQLYGVTGWGAGYFSVNARGHVSVRPVGENGPELDLWEVVEASLHRGLELPILLRFQDLLRHRVQELHRVFEEAAQEAGYQGGYQAVFPIKVNQLREVVEEILDAGAPYHHGLEVGSKPELFAALAMHRDPESLIVCNGYKDRAFIEAALLGRKLGKRIFLVVEKLEELPTILSASQSLGVQPLLGIRLKLSTKGQGRWARSGGEEAKFGLSTAELLQALRWIEECGMIHGVELLHFHIGSQIPDILAIKRAVREAARYYARLRQQGVKLRYLDVGGGLGVDYDGSSSSRESSINYTLAEYARDIVYNVLEICQQEGVPHPTLVTETGRALVAHHSVLVVNVLGVIRKTPVLVPCPNGNPHKLVRDLLELKATVNQGNLLEHYHDALQIKEDAQAMFDLGLLDLSTKAQIEALYWELLERILALYGARRSIPEELRTVKDHLADRYLCNFSVFQSLIDYWGLKQVFPVMPIHRLLERPTRQGRLVDITCDSDGQIADFVGPHGEVAPTLPLHPVDKEPYYLGIFLVGAYQDIMGDLHNLFGRVNEAHVFLDPDEPGGFYIEETIPSLKIREALSLVQYEAPTILRAMKTQVDQAIRSDVLKPTEGMLLLEAYERGLEGSAYLALGQNEKEPPLSKRP, encoded by the coding sequence ATGACAAAATCCAGTTCGGCCTGGGGCCCCGGCCAATCAGCACAGCTTTACGGGGTCACGGGCTGGGGGGCGGGATACTTCTCGGTCAACGCTCGGGGGCATGTCAGCGTTCGTCCCGTGGGAGAGAACGGTCCGGAACTTGACCTGTGGGAAGTGGTGGAAGCGAGTCTCCATCGCGGGTTAGAACTCCCGATTCTCCTTCGCTTTCAAGATCTTTTGCGGCACCGGGTCCAAGAACTCCACCGGGTGTTTGAAGAAGCTGCACAGGAAGCCGGCTATCAAGGAGGATACCAGGCGGTTTTTCCCATCAAGGTCAACCAGCTGCGAGAGGTTGTAGAGGAAATTTTAGACGCGGGAGCTCCGTACCATCACGGGCTTGAGGTGGGGTCCAAACCCGAACTGTTTGCAGCGTTAGCGATGCACCGGGATCCCGAAAGTCTCATTGTTTGTAACGGTTATAAGGATCGTGCCTTCATTGAGGCGGCCCTTTTGGGTAGAAAACTCGGCAAACGGATCTTTTTGGTCGTCGAGAAACTCGAGGAACTTCCCACCATTCTTTCGGCGTCCCAGTCCCTGGGTGTGCAACCGCTTTTAGGCATCCGCCTGAAACTGTCGACCAAGGGGCAAGGGCGATGGGCACGCTCAGGAGGAGAGGAAGCCAAATTTGGCCTTTCGACAGCAGAGCTACTCCAGGCACTCCGCTGGATCGAGGAGTGCGGGATGATCCACGGGGTAGAGCTTCTGCATTTCCACATCGGTTCCCAAATCCCGGATATCTTGGCAATCAAGCGAGCTGTTCGGGAAGCGGCTCGCTATTACGCGCGCCTTCGCCAGCAAGGGGTAAAACTGCGCTACCTGGACGTGGGAGGGGGTTTAGGAGTAGACTACGACGGGAGCAGTTCCAGCCGCGAGAGTAGCATCAATTATACCCTGGCCGAGTACGCGCGGGACATCGTGTACAACGTGCTCGAAATTTGCCAGCAGGAGGGGGTTCCCCATCCAACCCTGGTGACAGAGACTGGAAGAGCCCTGGTCGCCCATCACTCGGTTCTGGTTGTTAATGTGCTGGGGGTTATCCGCAAGACTCCGGTTTTGGTTCCTTGTCCCAATGGGAACCCCCACAAACTGGTACGAGATCTCTTAGAGCTAAAAGCGACGGTAAACCAAGGGAATCTTTTGGAGCACTACCACGACGCTCTCCAGATTAAGGAAGATGCACAGGCGATGTTTGACCTCGGGCTATTGGATTTATCCACCAAGGCACAGATTGAAGCACTCTACTGGGAACTTTTGGAAAGGATCCTGGCGCTCTACGGAGCGCGGCGATCCATACCGGAAGAACTCCGGACGGTGAAAGATCATCTGGCCGACCGTTATCTTTGCAATTTTTCGGTCTTCCAATCCTTGATTGATTACTGGGGTCTCAAGCAGGTCTTTCCGGTTATGCCCATTCACCGGTTGTTGGAGAGACCAACGCGGCAGGGAAGGCTTGTTGATATCACCTGTGATTCTGATGGGCAGATTGCCGATTTCGTAGGCCCGCACGGAGAGGTTGCGCCCACCCTGCCCCTCCACCCGGTGGACAAGGAGCCTTATTATCTGGGGATTTTTCTGGTAGGTGCCTATCAAGACATCATGGGCGATCTCCATAACCTTTTTGGCCGGGTGAATGAAGCACACGTGTTTCTGGATCCCGATGAGCCTGGAGGCTTCTACATTGAGGAAACGATCCCTTCCTTGAAAATTCGAGAGGCTTTAAGCCTGGTCCAATATGAGGCTCCCACGATCCTAAGGGCGATGAAAACCCAGGTGGATCAAGCCATTCGATCGGATGTTCTCAAGCCAACGGAGGGAATGCTTCTTTTGGAGGCCTATGAGCGAGGCTTGGAAGGATCTGCGTACCTGGCCCTGGGGCAAAACGAAAAAGAGCCACCTCTCTCCAAGCGGCCGTGA
- a CDS encoding TerC/Alx family metal homeostasis membrane protein has translation MVGLSPGKPVHLAGPLLASSVDDRLVTFFFIAAVFVLLGVDLFAAAPKRGKLAWTRALALQGLWMALALGFLLWLWSSRGVTKALEFVTGYAIEYALSLDNLAVFVLVFRITRVPETHRRSVLFWGILGALLMRGVAIVVGSELLRRLEVFTYVLALLLVVGGLSFLRRASTHHTGPAQPKLWSYLWRILPVTRQLHGSRFYIYQAGQLRLTPLGIALLLIESADLVFALDSIPAIFAVTTDPLILFTSNACAILGLRSLYFLVASGLQHLRYLDEGLGILLVILGIEMALKPWWELPPSYSLGIVIGVLGGTTLASLCPSKGEHKRSKAS, from the coding sequence GCGTGGACGATCGCTTGGTCACCTTCTTCTTTATTGCCGCTGTCTTTGTCCTGCTTGGTGTTGACCTTTTTGCCGCCGCCCCGAAGCGCGGCAAGCTCGCTTGGACCCGGGCGCTAGCTCTGCAAGGGCTGTGGATGGCACTAGCTTTGGGTTTTCTTTTGTGGCTCTGGTCATCTCGGGGTGTAACCAAGGCCCTTGAGTTTGTCACGGGCTATGCCATTGAGTATGCGCTTAGCCTCGATAATCTTGCGGTTTTTGTTCTGGTCTTTCGCATCACACGAGTCCCAGAAACACACCGGCGCTCGGTCCTTTTCTGGGGGATCCTGGGCGCACTGCTCATGCGAGGTGTGGCGATTGTAGTGGGATCGGAACTTCTTCGGCGGCTGGAGGTTTTCACCTACGTTCTGGCCCTCCTACTGGTTGTCGGAGGTCTTTCCTTCCTTCGGCGGGCGTCCACACACCATACCGGCCCTGCCCAGCCAAAGCTTTGGAGCTATCTCTGGCGAATTTTACCTGTAACTCGGCAGCTTCACGGATCGCGGTTCTACATCTATCAGGCCGGACAGCTACGACTAACTCCCTTGGGGATCGCTCTTCTTTTGATTGAGTCGGCCGATCTGGTCTTTGCCCTGGATTCCATCCCCGCCATTTTTGCTGTGACGACCGATCCATTGATTCTCTTTACCTCGAACGCCTGTGCGATTCTTGGGCTTCGCTCGCTCTACTTTCTCGTAGCTTCCGGGTTACAGCATCTCCGCTACCTTGACGAGGGGTTGGGAATATTACTAGTCATTCTCGGTATCGAAATGGCGCTCAAACCTTGGTGGGAGCTCCCTCCGTCCTATAGCCTGGGGATCGTGATTGGGGTCCTGGGTGGAACTACCCTTGCCTCTCTTTGTCCTTCCAAGGGTGAACACAAGCGGAGCAAGGCTAGCTAG